One Plasmodium gaboni strain SY75 chromosome 1, whole genome shotgun sequence DNA segment encodes these proteins:
- a CDS encoding hypothetical protein (conserved Plasmodium protein, unknown function): MESYIRESKKLTLKSNKGKKLLRYLDISLNNKSLHDSHILELVKILKKIIKIVYNTYYCLNIDLSENYITCGGLKTLLKYILNYNENIGVNILKLYKNSIKDDGALLIKQLVYIQKIPMEELHLSHNLIQDNACKELLLSFVQAKKDSTYVYPRYDKYQNPYKHAQIPVWIRLEYNCIHNPKDILKEVEDCAKKKRGYKSNLIVCSALKSDKRCCPYKCLNATIRNTPIMHVYMFIHQKENIVNGKMKEEKTDFVSLEDGLDKNEKSNLNNDKNGDENMLILDNSKQGNKNKFKNANDEEEDDEEDDDEFEEEEIDVDEEEDDDEDDEDEDDDEDDDDEDDYDDDDDDDEDDDDDEDDDDDDDDDDDDDNYNLKDKNNLKSFEKNKKIKGNKKGSEKTFHVNKGMVVDNNNNKKNINNEEDEKNFDKKKGMNKKKRKKKKKRTNSYNNNNNNNSNNNMVGESKKKNNLPQDKKNSSTNTCTKFMNNTHNINKSFSNIASDIYNKDTNMNSLYNNENSLPLYIILDCSAVLDMKELWKDKSFLPFSFPGLLYLYNNKLLKGNTINNNNSNNNNNNNNNSNNNNNNSNNNNNNSSGNNNKIGNDNFICLMCSYVANELKMVCQKSEIIRQKMINLKLNIWDKLSELGIIEFLSVPKDFKENKKNFLNSSFLTDEQIKLANEYYDISYETLQMIQFSIVWSTYIFKLSNKEIVIENNKKEINKSDMKKSKKTIFTEVLYLTSSSNIYSFFEYLYEQDINFILPLCVTVNQINKYIQEEHSYIIDILMNNCKPDKYSKLQFNKLFFQQFIKEKYSKYLNNNTKEVLLNGKKKPSKNIMSSTKQLSGDMMEHVNEEEHMLNNNKDGISPQNNIHNNNIHNNNNNNSGSQYLSDNMRTMRLADDMLNNSNDMKKKKNSKKFSAIHQMVDNKSPSQPNLQNNNNNSYDIYDIISVKSFSNDNVNNLCNVDKMINVHNNMLSSKNPKEDELLKEHNLYMKKGNEVVPNNQYYNLGEYNKLNMQMLNIQDLDILEKRTDINDIFNNSMSETNKSANNNNNINSNSSNNNNINNNNNNGGMKTNSVSVENNVVVDNRNNKKKTDGLENMIYCSTIENKLMGLNNNKMEGTDNINNDNINNDNINKNNINKNNVGGVHNIDCELTTEDGMLQKKETNKDKTGNQSDKVSIYELLINAFNGKKKNVTKNVNEKNRNGENEESVGLISEANVNMNNMNNINSSSCKDEKDESVLMSQIKMKNEHLNEEEELQLKGKTNDKDNVINEKRKSMMEKKSISLNKNVNNNDNLSFLTNQQDDNINHANNNTNNTNNLRNTINKMSVFHNNNMNNIPSVNVIQNDEDNSVLLDGNENIFFKKGSSIMNFIDADHNTTNVMNKMERRLTNNMKVGHNNIISDDKDEELMHVEKLNNGELVYIGRKNLLSEQLLDQHKIFEWKHSFENHKVDIMNTSMLLEELILNPTVCKYIPGELYNKILKCYEKLDFMITNLNNINEEMETMENNNNNNINNINNINNINNDRGDNNLDDIVNNNVKTNILKNDNMKTITSERNRLNSSVNKNDVNMMYDDFKNYWDSPLGKNNNMNNMMSGINNINGVSNSMNLSTKELMKSLSNGSIPLNQKMNSLTSSLPHDFLLNNNNNMLGSMTNNNNNNINSNNNSNNSNNNSNNNNINLGVATSLNNPNILQNHLNNSMLKNNMVNKNSVPNLASHLNNNNKVSKRKSALSTYNNNMNESNNSVNGNMNLNLNMNMNSANNLSNPSVMMMLMNAQNNSVGSNELNFNNNKNNSIQKKYINNNKNDNNINNNINNNNNDMTLLLNSMNDVRMNSNALLNNTNLFFQGNGYKKDESNNGNKMSKDMSLINNTLMGVEMKKNDNTNNNNNNMNNNSNNNNNNNNFVGGRDLKDIKTLNKLLLLNNNNLNSIKGGVLNEKQLLNYINSNSNNNNNSMNGMPSVNSNIDSNLLSFLNMTKNNNNNNNNNNNNNNSNNNNNSSNNAASGISCSGINNKNLMINNQNLKNNNHNNNNNNDKFKGNPFSDFNGMVTSNNIKKILNNENNNNNNLYMMNNNNNKTPLNDINVKYVEALNNQFNFLSRDSRKMETENNGINILNFSNDLEKKSNNAMVDVCEKTNNKKI; encoded by the coding sequence ATGGAATCATATATAAGGGAAAGTAAAAAACTTACCCTTAAAAGTAATAAGGGGAAGAAGCTCCTAAGATATTTAGatatatcattaaataataaatcattaCATGATAGTCATATATTAGAACtagtaaaaatattgaagaagataataaagatagtatataatacatactattgtttaaatattgatttaagtgaaaattatataacatgTGGAGGATTAAAAACTttgttaaaatatatattaaattataatgagAATATAGgagtaaatatattaaaattatataagaataGTATAAAAGATGATGGGGCATTATTAATTAAGCAGCTTGTATATATACAGAAAATTCCTATGGAAGAGTTACATTTATCACATAATTTAATACAAGATAATGCATGcaaagaattattattaagtTTTGTTCAGGCAAAAAAGGATAGTACATATGTATATCCAAGATATGATAAATATCAGAATCCATATAAACATGCTCAAATACCTGTATGGATACGTTTAGAATATAATTGTATTCATAATCctaaagatatattaaaagaagTAGAAGATTGCGCAAAGAAAAAACGAGGTTATAAAAGTAATTTAATTGTATGCTCAGCTTTAAAAAGTGATAAACGATGTTGTCCATATAAATGTTTAAATGCAACCATTCGAAATACTCCAATCATGCATGTGTATATGTTTATTCATCAGAAAGAAAATATTGTGAATGGAAAAATGAAAGAAGAGAAAACTGATTTCGTTTCTTTAGAAGATGGCCtagataaaaatgaaaagagCAACTTGAATAATGATAAGAATGGTGATGAGaatatgttaatattaGATAATAGTAAACaaggaaataaaaataaatttaagAATGCAAATGATGAAGAGGAGGATGACGAAgaagatgatgatgaatttgaagaagaagaaataGATGTTGATGAGGAGGAGGATGATGATGAGGATGACGAGgatgaagatgatgatGAGGATGACGATGATGAGGATGACTATGATGACGACGATGACGATGATGAAGATGACGACgatgatgaagatgatgatGACGATGACGATGATGACGACGATGATGATAATTACAATTTAAAGGATAAAAACAATTTGAAAAgttttgaaaaaaataaaaagataaaagGTAATAAAAAAGGTTCTGAAAAAACATTTCATGTAAATAAAGGAATGGTtgttgataataataataataagaagaatataaataatgaggaggatgaaaaaaattttgataaaaagaaaggtatgaataagaaaaagaggaaaaagaagaagaagcGTACTAATAGttacaataataataataataataatagtaataataatatggtGGGTGAAAgtaagaagaaaaataatttgCCTCAAGATAAGAAGAATAGTAGTACAAATACATGCACCAAATTTATGAATAATActcataatataaataaaagttTTAGTAATATAGCATctgatatatataataaggatacaaatatgaattcattatataataatgagaATAGTTTacctttatatataatattagaTTGTTCTGCAGTATTAGATATGAAAGAATTATGGAAGGACAAGTCTTTTTTACCGTTTAGTTTTCCAGgtttgttatatttatataataataaattattgAAGGGTaatacaataaataataataatagtaataataataataataataataataatagtaataataataataataatagtaataataataataataatagtagtggtaataataataaaattgGGAATGACAATTTTATTTGTCTCATGTGTAGTTATGTTGCCAATGAACTAAAAATGGTTTGTCAAAAGAGCGAGATAATAAGACAAAAAATGATTAACTTGAAATTAAATATCTGGGATAAACTTTCAGAACTAGGAATTATTGAATTTTTAAGTGTGCCTAAAgattttaaagaaaataaaaagaactttttaaattcttcttttttaacAGATGAACAAATAAAGTTAGCTAATGAATATTATGACATTTCTTATGAAACCTTACAGATGATACAATTTTCTATTGTATGGTCaacttatatttttaaacTTAGTAATAAAGAGATTgttatagaaaataataaaaaagaaataaataaatcaGATATGAAGAAAAGTAAGAAGACCATCTTTACAGAGgttttatatttaacatcttcttcaaatatttattctttttttgaatatttatatgaacaagatattaattttatattaccATTATGTGTAACAGTTAATCagataaataaatatatacaagAAGAACATAGTTATATAATAGATATATTGATGAATAATTGTAAGCCTGATAAGTATAGTAAATTGcaatttaataaattattttttcagcagtttataaaagaaaaatattcaaagtatttaaataataatacaaagGAAGTATTATTAAATGGTAAGAAGAAACCAAgcaaaaatataatgagCAGCACCAAACAGTTGTCAGGTGATATGATGGAACATgtaaatgaagaagaacACATGTTGAATAACAATAAAGATGGTATATCACcacaaaataatatacataataataatatacataataataataataataatagtgGAAGTCAATATTTAAGTGACAATATGAGAACGATGCGTTTAGCAGATGATATGTTGAATAATTCGAATGAcatgaaaaagaaaaagaataGTAAAAAATTTTCAGCAATACATCAGATGGTTGATAATAAATCTCCATCTCAACCAAATcttcaaaataataataataatagttatgatatttatgatataatatctGTGAAATCTTTTTCAAACGACAATGTGAACAACCTGTGTAATGTCGATAAAATGATTAATGTgcataataatatgttatcATCAAAAAACCCTAAAGAAGATGAATTATTGAAGGAACATAATCTATATATGAAGAAAGGTAATGAAGTGGTTCCTAATAatcaatattataatttaggagaatataataaattaaatatgCAAATGTTAAATATTCAAGATCTAGATATATTAGAAAAGCGAACAGAcataaatgatatatttaataatagCATGTCAGAAACGAATAAAAGTGCaaacaacaataataatattaatagtaatagtagtaataataataatattaataataataataataatggGGGAATGAAAACAAATTCTGTATCTGTTGAAAATAATGTAGTTGTTGataatagaaataataagaaaaaaacgGACGGGTTGgaaaatatgatatattgTTCAACcattgaaaataaattgatgggtttaaataataataaaatggaAGGTActgataatataaataatgacaacataaataatgacaatataaataagaataatataaataagaataatgTTGGAGGGGTACATAATATTGATTGCGAACTTACTACAGAAGATGGAATGctacaaaaaaaagagacGAATAAAGACAAAACAGGAAATCAATCTGATAAAGTTAgtatatatgaattattaataaatgCCTTTAATGGGAAGAAAAAGAATGTCACAAAGAATgtaaatgaaaaaaatagaaatgGAGAGAACGAAGAAAGTGTAGGACTAATAAGTGAAGCAAATGttaatatgaataatatgaataatattaatagtagTAGTTGTAAGGATGAGAAGGACGAATCTGTACTCATGTcacaaataaaaatgaagaatgAACATTTAAACGAAGAAGAAGAACTTCAGTTGAAAGGTAAAACAAATGATAAGGATAATgttataaatgaaaaaaggAAAAGTATGATGGAAAAGAAAAGTATTAGTCTcaataaaaatgttaataataatgataatcTTTCCTTTTTGACAAACCAACaagatgataatataaaccatgcaaataataatacaaataatacaaataatttaaGAAATACAATAAACAAAATGAGTGTATTTCATAATAACAACATGAATAATATTCCATCTGTAAATGTAATTCAGaatgatgaagataataGTGTTCTTCTTGATGGTAAcgaaaatatattttttaaaaaaggTAGTAGCATAATGAATTTTATAGATGCTGATCATAATACAACAAATGTAATGAATAAAATGGAAAGAAGACtaacaaataatatgaagGTTGGTCATAATAACATTATTTCTGATGATAAGGATGAGGAGCTAATGCATGttgaaaaattaaataatggTGAATTAGTATATATTGGAAGAAAAAACTTATTATCAGAACAGTTATTAGATCAACATAAAATTTTTGAATGGAAACATTCTTTTGAAAATCATAAAGTAGATATAATGAATACGTCTATGTTATTAGAGGAATTGATATTGAATCCTACAGtgtgtaaatatatacctggtgaattatataataaaatattaaaatgttatGAGAAGTTAGATTTTATGATAACaaatttgaataatataaatgagGAAATGGAAACAATGGAaaataacaacaataataatataaataatatcaataatatcaataatattaataatgatcGGGGTGATAATAACCTTGACGATATTGtcaataataatgttaagacaaatatattaaaaaatgataatatgaaaaCCATAACATCTGAGAGGAATCGATTAAACAGTTCTGtgaataaaaatgatgtCAATATGATGTATGAtgattttaaaaattattgGGACTCACCACtaggaaaaaataataacatgaataatatgatgagtggtataaataatatcaatGGTGTATCTAATTCGATGAATCTGTCAACAAAAGAACTAATGAAAAGTTTATCGAACGGTAGTATACCATTAAATCAAAAAATGAATAGTTTGACATCTTCCTTGCCTCATGACTTTTTgttgaataataataataacatgTTGGGTTCTATGAcaaacaataataataataatattaatagtaataataatagtaacaatagtaataataatagtaacaataataatataaatttgGGTGTGGCAACTTCCTTGAACAATCCAAATATATTACAGaatcatttaaataattccatgttaaaaaataatatggttaataaaaattctGTACCTAATTTGGCTAGTCATTTGAATAACAACAACAAAGTATCTAAGAGGAAGTCCGCCCTTTCCACATACAAcaataatatgaatgaaaGTAATAACAGTGTGAATGGTAATATGAATTTAAATTTGAATATGAATATGAATTCGGCAAATAATTTAAGTAATCCAAGTGTCATGATGATGTTGATGAATGCTCAGAATAATTCTGTGGGCTCGAATgaattaaattttaataacaataagaataattcaatacaaaagaaatatattaacaataataaaaatgacaataatattaataataatattaataataataataatgatatgaCATTATTATTGAATAGCATGAATGATGTAAGGATGAATTCTAACGCcttattaaataatactaatttattttttcaagGTAATGGTTATAAGAAAGATGAATCAAATAATGGAAATAAAATGAGCAAGGATATGAGTCTCATAAATAATACTCTTATGGGTGTTgaaatgaagaaaaatgataacacgaataataataataataacatgaataataatagcaacaataataataataataataattttgttgGAGGTAGAGATTTGAAGGATATAAAAACTcttaataaattattattgttgAATAATAACAACTTGAATAGTATAAAAGGAGGAGTCTTAAATGAAAAGCAgttattaaattatataaatagtaatagtaataataataataatagtatgAATGGAATGCCGTCTGTGAATTCTAATATTGATTCAAACCTTTTGTCCTTTCTAAATATGACaaaaaataacaacaacaataataataataataacaacaataataatagtaataataataataatagtagtaATAATGCTGCTTCTGGAATTAGTTGTAGTggtattaataataaaaatcttatgataaataatcagaatcttaaaaataacaaccacaataataataataataatgataaattCAAAGGAAATCCTTTTAGTGATTTTAATGGAATGGTAACttctaataatattaaaaaaattttaaacaatgaaaataataataacaataatttatatatgatgaataataataataataaaacacctttaaatgatattaatGTGAAATATGTAGAAGCATTGAATAATCAATTTAATTTCTTATCAAGAGACAGTAGAAAGATGGAAACAGAAAATAATGGAATTAACATATTAAACTTTTCGAACGATCTAGAAAAAAAATCGAATAATGCCATGGTAGATGTATGTGAAAAGACCAACAAcaaaaagatataa
- a CDS encoding putative mitochondrial carrier protein (transcript variant 1; alternatively spliced) encodes MDADNKNLVFHTFMGSIIGCTISKILLYPLDTIKINKQIYKQPFEKGNQENKKTLLSYFKNKNKNTIFFYNFIKTYGYKNMYKGFTFSSLTTIPATCLYFCCFEYLKLKKLQYNKISQEKELINDKSNKSDDLNFISYFSLAFLSEAISCIFFVPIDVIKERLQAQKYLQLKEHKKTSILIKEYIHKQGLSRLYRGYVSTCLAYGVFCGSFFFFQNIGQNIMKKLDIESSHYNNLKLNLACSFFSGFISSPLDIVRIRGLKKLFREDSGKIYNLFKGNFYRCCLLSLSMTINVSVIEMYKKYMISKKS; translated from the exons atgGATGCAG ataataaaaatttagTCTTTCACACATTTATGGGTTCTATAATTGGTTGCACAATAAGCAAAATATTACTTTACCCTTTAGAtactataaaaataaataaacagATTTATAAACAGCCATTTGAAAAAGGGAAtcaagaaaataaaaaaactCTTCTAAgttattttaaaaataaaaataagaatactatatttttttacaactttattaaaacatatGGATATAAGAACATGTACAAAGGTTTCAC ATTTTCATCCCTCACAACCATTCCGGCAACATGTTTATACTTTTGTTGttttgaatatttaaaattaaaaaagttacaatataataaaatatctCAAGAAAAGGAACTTATAAATGACAAGTCAAATAAGAGTGATGACCTAAATTTTATTAGTTACTTTTCTCTAg CTTTTTTGTCTGAGGCTATTTCATGTATCTTTTTTGTACCTATAGATGTTATTAAAGAAAGGCTACAg gCTCAAAAATATCTACAGCTGAAAGAGCACAAGAAAACGTccatattaataaaagagTATATTCACAAACAAGGGTTATCAAga TTGTATAGAGGTTATGTCTCAACTTGTTTAGCCTATGGTGTGTTTTGTGGGTCcttcttcttttttcaGAAC ATTGGTCAgaatattatgaaaaaacTTGATATTGAATCATCACATTATAACAACTTAAAATTAAACCTTGcttgttcatttttttctgGTTTTATAAGTTCTCCATTGGATATAGTCAGAATAag a GGattgaaaaaattattcagAGAAGATAGTGGAAAGATTTACAACCTTTTTAAAGGAAATTTTTATAGATGCTGTTTATTAAGTCTTAGCATGACTATAAATGTGTCAGTAATAgaaatgtataaaaaatatatgatttccaagaaatcataa
- a CDS encoding putative mitochondrial carrier protein (transcript variant 2; alternatively spliced), whose amino-acid sequence MDADNKNLVFHTFMGSIIGCTISKILLYPLDTIKINKQIYKQPFEKGNQENKKTLLSYFKNKNKNTIFFYNFIKTYGYKNMYKGFTFSSLTTIPATCLYFCCFEYLKLKKLQYNKISQEKELINDKSNKSDDLNFISYFSLGSKISTAERAQENVHINKRVYSQTRVIKIV is encoded by the exons atgGATGCAG ataataaaaatttagTCTTTCACACATTTATGGGTTCTATAATTGGTTGCACAATAAGCAAAATATTACTTTACCCTTTAGAtactataaaaataaataaacagATTTATAAACAGCCATTTGAAAAAGGGAAtcaagaaaataaaaaaactCTTCTAAgttattttaaaaataaaaataagaatactatatttttttacaactttattaaaacatatGGATATAAGAACATGTACAAAGGTTTCAC ATTTTCATCCCTCACAACCATTCCGGCAACATGTTTATACTTTTGTTGttttgaatatttaaaattaaaaaagttacaatataataaaatatctCAAGAAAAGGAACTTATAAATGACAAGTCAAATAAGAGTGATGACCTAAATTTTATTAGTTACTTTTCTCTAg gCTCAAAAATATCTACAGCTGAAAGAGCACAAGAAAACGTccatattaataaaagagTATATTCACAAACAAGGGTTATCAAga TTGTATAG